One window of Staphylococcus chromogenes genomic DNA carries:
- the mgtE gene encoding magnesium transporter, producing the protein MYDKALLDHLIHQDDIDGFREAFLELHSYEQSEYFEESESDIRQKMYQFLSPEEVAEFFEHLEIDEEAYEDLFEEMNATYASQILEHMSYDNAVDILNQLSKRKIASLLLLMNKEDASEIKALLHYDEDTAGGIMTTEFISLTINTPVHEAMMRVKDQAPDAETIYVIFVVDEQKKLVGVISLRDLIVAENDAYIEDIMSERVISANVADDQEDVAQTMRDYDFIAMPVVDYQNHLLGIITIDDIVDVMDEEASEDYSRLAGVSDIDSTDDSIVKTALKRLPWLLILTVLGMITASILGSFEETLEKVALLAAFIPIISGMSGNSGTQSLAVAVRNISTGEIDEKSKFKLALRESGSGLLTGICCATSLFFIILLLYREPFLGLIVGGSLTIAMTVGTTIGSVIPLIMNKIGIDPAVASGPFITTINDIVSMLIYFGLATTFMTYLV; encoded by the coding sequence ATGTATGATAAAGCTTTACTTGATCACCTCATTCATCAGGATGACATTGACGGATTTCGCGAAGCTTTTTTAGAACTTCACTCTTATGAGCAAAGTGAGTACTTTGAAGAAAGTGAAAGTGATATTCGTCAAAAAATGTATCAATTTCTTTCACCGGAAGAAGTGGCCGAATTTTTCGAACATTTAGAGATAGATGAAGAGGCTTATGAAGATTTATTTGAAGAAATGAATGCGACATATGCGAGTCAAATTTTAGAACATATGTCCTATGATAACGCCGTAGACATTTTAAATCAGTTATCTAAGCGTAAAATTGCAAGCCTTTTATTATTAATGAACAAAGAAGATGCGAGCGAGATTAAAGCATTATTACATTATGATGAAGATACTGCCGGCGGTATCATGACAACAGAATTTATCTCATTGACCATCAATACCCCTGTTCACGAGGCGATGATGCGTGTTAAAGATCAAGCGCCGGATGCAGAAACCATTTATGTGATTTTTGTTGTGGATGAACAGAAAAAATTAGTTGGTGTTATTTCGTTACGAGATTTAATCGTCGCTGAAAATGATGCCTACATTGAGGATATTATGAGTGAACGTGTCATTAGCGCAAATGTCGCAGATGACCAAGAAGACGTAGCCCAAACAATGAGAGACTATGATTTTATCGCAATGCCAGTTGTCGATTACCAAAATCATTTATTAGGGATTATTACAATCGATGATATCGTCGATGTTATGGATGAAGAGGCGAGTGAAGACTACTCACGTTTAGCCGGGGTCTCAGATATAGATTCTACAGACGATTCTATTGTTAAAACAGCATTAAAACGTTTGCCGTGGTTGTTAATCTTAACTGTACTAGGGATGATTACGGCTTCCATACTGGGCTCTTTTGAAGAAACACTTGAAAAAGTGGCGTTACTCGCTGCATTTATTCCTATCATTAGCGGGATGTCCGGAAACTCTGGTACGCAATCCCTGGCCGTTGCTGTACGTAATATTTCTACAGGTGAGATTGATGAGAAGAGTAAGTTTAAACTTGCTTTGCGAGAGTCAGGAAGTGGTTTACTCACAGGAATTTGTTGTGCCACGAGTTTGTTTTTTATTATATTATTACTTTACCGAGAACCGTTTCTTGGGTTAATTGTAGGGGGAAGTTTAACGATCGCCATGACAGTAGGAACAACGATAGGTTCGGTGATTCCTCTCATTATGAATAAGATTGGTATCGACCCTGCTGTTGCAAGTGGTCCCTTTATTACTACCATTAACGATATTGTGAGTATGTTAATTTACTTTGGATTGGCAACCACATTTATGACATATCTAGTTTAA
- a CDS encoding RluA family pseudouridine synthase, protein MIFKYLIQERHLLKTFLYEQQFSKKTISAIKQNGALLVNGQPVTVRAQLEEGDQLEVHLPIETPSESLIPYEKPLNILYEDEWLLIVTKPTAQNSAPSREHPHQSLVEQVLSYMQQAESQGIPHIVTRLDRHTMGIVIFAKSRHLHHLMTQTSIDKIYECICEGNLTEPNEIVAPIARADDSIISRCVSPEGKYAKTLYWPIKNFKTYTLCRVKLVTGRTHQIRVHFQYIGAPIVGDGLYGTQHALYTSQLLKCAEVKFIHPITKDVLHIKATHPNLNKLLMTL, encoded by the coding sequence ATGATTTTTAAATATTTGATTCAAGAGCGTCATTTATTAAAGACATTTTTATATGAGCAACAATTTTCGAAAAAAACGATTAGCGCCATTAAGCAAAATGGCGCTTTACTTGTTAATGGTCAACCCGTGACGGTAAGGGCTCAACTCGAAGAAGGGGATCAACTTGAAGTTCACCTTCCTATAGAAACGCCGAGTGAAAGTTTAATCCCTTATGAGAAACCGCTCAATATTCTTTATGAAGATGAATGGTTGCTGATTGTAACAAAGCCTACTGCGCAAAATAGTGCGCCTTCACGGGAACATCCACATCAGAGTCTTGTCGAACAAGTTTTGAGTTATATGCAACAGGCTGAGTCACAAGGTATACCGCATATAGTGACACGTCTAGATCGTCATACGATGGGCATTGTTATTTTTGCAAAATCGCGTCATCTCCATCATTTAATGACGCAAACTTCTATTGATAAAATATATGAATGTATCTGTGAGGGGAATTTGACGGAACCCAATGAAATTGTTGCACCTATTGCAAGAGCTGATGACAGTATTATCTCAAGGTGCGTTTCACCAGAGGGAAAGTATGCCAAAACACTTTATTGGCCCATTAAAAATTTCAAGACTTATACATTATGCCGTGTTAAACTTGTAACGGGAAGAACACATCAAATTCGCGTGCATTTTCAATATATAGGTGCACCCATTGTAGGGGATGGACTGTATGGCACTCAACATGCTTTATACACGTCACAATTACTAAAATGTGCTGAAGTAAAATTTATACACCCCATCACTAAAGATGTATTACATATTAAAGCGACACATCCAAATTTGAATAAACTTTTGATGACATTATAA
- a CDS encoding NAD kinase → MRYVILSKGDAKSEALKHKMMSHMHDFKMIEDNENPEIVISVGGDGTLLQAFHQYSHMLSKCAFVGIHTGHLGFYADWLPHEVEKLIIEINNSDFQVIEYPLLEIIVRYNDKGYETRHLALNEATMKTENGTTLVVDLDIRGQHFERFRGDGLCISTPSGSTAYNKALGGALIHPSLEAIQIAEIASINNRVFRTVGSPLVLPKHHTCHVRPVNHDSILTTIDHVSIKHKNVNAIQYRVANEKIRFARFRPFPFWKRVHDSFISSGDDV, encoded by the coding sequence ATGCGATATGTGATTTTATCAAAAGGTGACGCCAAGTCAGAGGCCCTTAAACATAAAATGATGAGCCATATGCATGATTTCAAGATGATAGAAGATAATGAAAATCCAGAAATCGTCATTTCAGTTGGAGGAGATGGAACACTATTACAAGCGTTTCATCAATATAGTCACATGTTATCTAAATGTGCTTTTGTAGGAATACATACCGGACATTTAGGGTTTTATGCAGATTGGCTCCCCCATGAAGTTGAAAAGCTCATAATCGAAATCAACAACTCAGATTTTCAAGTGATTGAATATCCCTTATTAGAAATTATTGTCAGATATAATGATAAAGGGTATGAAACACGTCATCTTGCCTTAAATGAAGCGACAATGAAAACAGAGAATGGGACAACGCTTGTCGTCGACTTAGACATTCGCGGACAACATTTTGAACGTTTTAGAGGGGACGGTTTGTGTATTTCAACACCTTCAGGATCAACGGCTTATAACAAAGCGTTAGGTGGTGCACTGATACATCCGTCGCTTGAAGCGATACAAATTGCGGAAATTGCCTCTATCAATAACCGCGTTTTTAGGACAGTCGGGTCGCCACTTGTATTGCCTAAACATCATACATGTCATGTAAGACCCGTCAATCACGATTCTATATTGACAACAATCGACCATGTGAGTATTAAGCATAAAAATGTGAATGCAATACAGTATCGTGTAGCCAATGAGAAAATACGCTTTGCGCGCTTTAGACCTTTTCCTTTTTGGAAACGTGTGCATGATTCATTTATTTCAAGTGGCGATGACGTATGA
- a CDS encoding GTP pyrophosphokinase — translation MNQWEIFLAPYRQAIDELKIKLKGLRKEYQVTEHNSPIEFVTGRVKPITSIIDKANKRGIPFDRLREEMYDIAGLRMMCQFVDDIDKVVELLKQRKDFKVIEERDYIKDTKQSGYRSYHVIIEYPIETLDGQKTILAEIQIRTLAMNFWATIEHTLRYKYDGDYPPEIQKRLERAAEAAFLLDEEMSEIKEEIKEAQKFYSKKRADKHENRGVE, via the coding sequence ATGAACCAGTGGGAAATTTTTCTAGCGCCTTATCGTCAAGCAATTGATGAACTAAAAATTAAACTCAAAGGGTTACGTAAAGAATATCAAGTCACAGAACACAATTCTCCCATCGAGTTTGTGACAGGGCGTGTCAAGCCGATTACAAGTATTATTGATAAGGCGAATAAAAGGGGGATCCCATTTGATCGCTTACGTGAAGAAATGTATGACATTGCTGGATTACGTATGATGTGTCAATTTGTGGATGATATTGATAAAGTGGTTGAATTGTTAAAACAACGTAAAGACTTCAAAGTAATTGAAGAACGTGATTATATAAAAGACACAAAACAAAGTGGGTATCGTTCATATCATGTTATTATCGAATATCCTATTGAGACACTTGACGGTCAGAAGACGATTCTTGCTGAAATTCAAATTAGAACACTAGCAATGAATTTTTGGGCGACCATCGAACATACTTTGCGTTACAAATATGATGGTGATTATCCACCAGAAATACAAAAACGATTAGAACGTGCAGCAGAAGCGGCATTTTTATTAGATGAAGAAATGTCTGAAATTAAAGAAGAAATTAAAGAAGCACAAAAGTTTTATTCAAAAAAACGTGCAGATAAGCATGAAAATCGTGGGGTGGAGTAA
- a CDS encoding CYTH domain-containing protein has product MAIEKEIEFKQLLNLQSYESIKSTYFNGATPFKQTNHYIDTPDFQIQSQKMALRIREKADGALELTLKVPQAIGLDEYNFATDLKPIQGQVPKNALPKEIQSLLIEKHVNLEALQILGALTTLRLEKQLTDGLLVLDHSFYLGTEDYELEFEVKDFEKGQHAFNELLKSFHLKHQEPKNKVRRFFEYQSFLNQNNN; this is encoded by the coding sequence ATGGCAATCGAAAAAGAAATCGAATTCAAACAATTACTTAATTTACAAAGTTACGAAAGCATTAAATCAACATATTTTAACGGAGCGACCCCTTTCAAACAAACGAATCATTATATCGACACACCTGACTTTCAAATTCAATCACAAAAAATGGCATTACGCATTAGAGAAAAAGCTGACGGAGCTTTAGAGTTAACTTTAAAAGTTCCGCAAGCCATTGGGTTAGATGAATATAACTTTGCTACGGACCTTAAACCCATTCAAGGACAAGTGCCAAAAAATGCCCTACCGAAAGAAATTCAGTCGCTTCTTATTGAAAAGCACGTGAATCTTGAAGCGCTTCAAATCTTAGGTGCCTTGACCACTTTGCGCTTAGAAAAACAACTGACAGATGGGTTGCTTGTACTCGACCATAGTTTTTATCTTGGCACAGAAGACTATGAATTAGAATTTGAAGTGAAAGATTTTGAAAAAGGACAACACGCCTTTAATGAACTCTTAAAATCTTTTCATTTGAAACACCAAGAACCTAAGAACAAAGTCCGTCGTTTTTTCGAATATCAATCCTTTCTCAACCAAAATAATAACTGA
- a CDS encoding truncated hemoglobin YjbI, whose product MPQTPYEIIGQDALYDMIDHFYTLVEQDNRINHLFPGDFKETSRKQKQFLTQFLGGPSLYTEEHGHPMLRQRHLPFKIDAHAKNAWLENMHIAIETAQLPHGVGDYLYERLKLTAEHMVNTEN is encoded by the coding sequence ATGCCTCAAACTCCATATGAAATTATTGGTCAAGATGCGCTTTACGACATGATTGACCATTTTTATACACTTGTTGAACAAGACAACCGAATTAATCACTTATTTCCTGGTGACTTTAAAGAAACGAGTAGAAAACAAAAACAATTTCTCACTCAATTTTTAGGCGGTCCTTCTCTTTATACAGAAGAGCATGGCCATCCGATGTTACGCCAAAGACATTTGCCATTTAAAATTGATGCACATGCTAAAAACGCATGGCTCGAAAATATGCATATTGCGATAGAAACTGCCCAACTCCCTCATGGTGTGGGCGATTATTTGTATGAACGTTTAAAGTTAACTGCAGAACATATGGTTAACACAGAAAATTAA
- the yjbH gene encoding protease adaptor protein YjbH yields MTKELRAVVHSYQEDTNANLSPVSKIEIYSFFDPFSKESFKLSAVLSKLKIEYSQYIRIRHILNPSLRVLTKCQAQSTSDRDNIALAFKAAELQGRARAHRFMHLIQNEIIPKPDIVTEDMISKCIVNAGLDYDVYQEDLAHGNLRESLKVDLHIAREMDVEMAPSLVFFNEDIQEEGLKVEGLYPYHIYTYIINEMMGSPIEKQLPPKLAEYILQKQLVTEEELLTIYEWPEKTLKKELKKLLLQQKIEKIKYPGGEFWKAKM; encoded by the coding sequence ATGACGAAAGAATTAAGAGCTGTTGTTCATAGTTACCAAGAAGACACAAACGCCAATCTTTCTCCTGTGAGCAAAATAGAAATTTATTCTTTTTTCGATCCATTCAGCAAAGAAAGTTTTAAACTGTCTGCCGTGTTATCGAAATTAAAAATTGAATACAGCCAATATATCCGCATTCGTCATATTCTCAACCCTTCATTACGTGTATTGACAAAATGCCAAGCTCAAAGTACTTCAGATAGAGATAACATTGCATTGGCGTTCAAGGCAGCGGAATTACAAGGCCGTGCACGTGCCCATCGCTTTATGCATCTCATTCAAAACGAGATTATTCCTAAACCAGATATCGTCACAGAAGACATGATTTCAAAATGTATTGTGAATGCGGGTTTAGACTACGACGTGTACCAAGAAGACTTAGCGCACGGAAATCTCCGTGAAAGCTTAAAAGTAGATTTGCATATCGCTCGCGAAATGGATGTTGAAATGGCACCTTCACTCGTGTTCTTTAATGAAGATATACAAGAAGAAGGTTTAAAAGTAGAAGGTCTATATCCCTACCATATTTATACTTATATCATTAATGAAATGATGGGCAGTCCAATCGAAAAGCAATTACCCCCCAAATTGGCTGAATATATTCTTCAAAAACAATTAGTCACTGAAGAAGAGCTTTTAACCATTTATGAATGGCCAGAGAAAACACTAAAAAAAGAACTTAAAAAACTTTTATTACAACAAAAAATCGAAAAGATAAAATATCCTGGTGGAGAATTTTGGAAAGCGAAAATGTGA
- the pepF gene encoding oligoendopeptidase F, translated as MAQQLTRAEQEQQYPEYTWDLTTIFENDAAWEEAFKKVESYLGQEEAFKGHLGDDAETLYKALSLEDEIETKLEEVYVYAHLKQDQDTANDKYTGFEARAHQLAIKLSSAWSFLVPELLQIDEGRLQSFVSSHEGLKRYAFDIQLINEQRPHVLDAEKEKLLTEAQDALSTASNVFSMFDNADLTFEDVIDKEGRQHPLTQGTFIKYLESDDRELRKSAYNNVYKAYGAYNNTLGATLAGEVKKHVFNARAHHYKTAREQALSRNHIPEEVYDNLVKTVHKYLPLLHRYTKLRQTLLGLDDLKMYDMYTPMVKDIKFEMPYDEAVEWMLKGLAPMGEEYLNVVKEGLANRWVDVYENKGKRSGGYSSGAHKTNPFILLNWSNTVSDLYTLVHEFGHSAHSYFSRKYQPSNQSDYTIFVAEVASTCNEALLSHYMDQHLDDKRRLLLLNQELERFRATLFRQTMFAEFEHKIHQIEEAGEPLTATRMNEEYAKLNRQYFGDTVETDENISKEWSRIPHFYMNYYVYQYATGYSAAQSLSHQILTEGQPAVERYINEFLKKGSSNYPIDILKNAGVDMTTPQPIEDACKVFEEKLDAFEKLMKA; from the coding sequence ATGGCACAACAACTAACGAGAGCAGAACAAGAACAACAATATCCTGAATATACTTGGGACTTAACGACAATTTTTGAAAATGATGCTGCTTGGGAAGAGGCTTTCAAAAAAGTAGAAAGTTATCTCGGCCAAGAAGAAGCTTTTAAAGGGCATTTAGGTGACGATGCAGAAACTTTGTACAAAGCGTTAAGTTTAGAAGATGAAATCGAAACTAAACTTGAGGAAGTTTATGTTTATGCGCATTTGAAACAAGATCAAGATACAGCAAACGATAAGTATACGGGCTTTGAAGCACGGGCGCATCAATTGGCGATTAAATTGAGCTCAGCATGGAGCTTTTTAGTTCCGGAGTTATTACAAATTGATGAAGGGCGTTTACAATCTTTTGTTTCATCTCATGAAGGTTTAAAGCGTTATGCATTTGATATTCAATTAATTAATGAACAACGCCCACATGTCTTAGATGCGGAGAAAGAAAAACTTTTGACGGAAGCACAAGATGCGCTCTCTACAGCAAGTAATGTGTTTAGTATGTTTGATAATGCAGATTTAACATTTGAAGATGTGATAGATAAAGAGGGACGTCAACACCCGCTCACGCAAGGCACATTTATCAAATATTTAGAGTCAGACGACCGAGAATTAAGAAAATCGGCATACAACAATGTTTATAAAGCTTATGGGGCTTATAACAATACTTTAGGGGCGACACTTGCTGGAGAAGTGAAAAAGCATGTTTTCAATGCGCGTGCCCATCACTACAAAACAGCACGTGAACAAGCTTTAAGTCGTAATCACATTCCGGAAGAAGTTTACGATAACCTTGTGAAAACAGTGCACAAATACTTACCTTTACTGCATCGTTATACTAAACTCCGTCAAACATTGCTCGGATTAGATGATCTTAAAATGTATGATATGTATACGCCCATGGTCAAAGATATTAAATTTGAGATGCCTTATGATGAAGCAGTAGAGTGGATGTTAAAAGGACTCGCACCGATGGGTGAGGAGTATCTTAACGTGGTTAAAGAAGGTTTAGCAAATCGTTGGGTCGATGTTTACGAAAACAAAGGTAAACGTTCTGGTGGTTACTCTTCAGGAGCGCATAAAACGAATCCTTTTATTTTACTCAATTGGTCTAATACTGTTTCAGATCTATATACCTTAGTGCATGAATTTGGCCATTCTGCGCATAGTTATTTTAGTCGTAAATATCAACCATCCAATCAAAGTGACTATACCATCTTTGTTGCAGAAGTGGCTTCTACATGTAATGAAGCACTACTCAGTCACTATATGGATCAACATTTAGACGATAAACGACGTTTACTCTTATTAAATCAAGAGTTGGAACGCTTTCGTGCCACATTGTTCCGTCAAACAATGTTTGCAGAATTCGAACATAAAATCCATCAAATTGAAGAAGCGGGAGAGCCATTAACTGCAACTCGTATGAATGAAGAATATGCTAAGCTCAACCGCCAATATTTTGGAGATACAGTTGAAACAGACGAAAATATTAGTAAAGAATGGTCACGCATTCCGCATTTCTACATGAATTATTATGTTTATCAATATGCTACGGGATATAGCGCTGCACAAAGTTTAAGTCATCAAATATTAACGGAAGGGCAGCCGGCGGTTGAAAGATATATTAATGAATTTTTGAAAAAGGGAAGTTCAAATTATCCAATTGATATATTGAAAAATGCTGGTGTTGATATGACAACACCTCAACCTATTGAAGATGCATGTAAGGTATTTGAAGAGAAATTAGACGCTTTTGAAAAATTAATGAAAGCTTGA
- a CDS encoding competence protein CoiA: MYLYEVKLMLTAMNENNEQVSARQASRLECYYCPICKERLILRQGIKVTPHFAHPSGQIHLKHKGGETEQHLKMKQGLFEKLAQHYEHVCLEPYLSTICQIPDITINNQWAIEIQLSPIDVETMQVRTAGLQSLGYNVVWVTEVPKKNKGSYYFTQRHQTSIIHQTRTLYCIDAKTFIPHKITQLTPIASKTFQGEIIPIPFEQWLEDMSDPSKSIPPIRKLSQYFIERYIAYCRRKNSVLEPHLSLMYQLQLSDEQVCKLTGFIFPEQLYFLTHPVYWQLTVLKSLKGGSIPHQAVRKMLQPRYFAHQNVDYQRMMQTMVHAYMKLLRVT; the protein is encoded by the coding sequence GTGTATCTTTATGAGGTGAAGTTGATGTTAACAGCGATGAACGAGAATAATGAACAAGTTTCAGCAAGACAAGCCTCTCGGCTAGAGTGCTACTATTGCCCGATTTGTAAAGAACGACTCATATTACGTCAAGGTATAAAAGTGACGCCGCATTTTGCACATCCCTCCGGTCAAATCCATTTAAAACATAAAGGTGGAGAAACAGAACAACATTTAAAAATGAAACAAGGACTTTTTGAGAAGTTGGCACAGCATTATGAACATGTTTGTTTAGAACCTTACTTATCCACTATTTGCCAAATTCCTGACATTACAATAAACAATCAATGGGCAATTGAAATTCAACTAAGCCCTATAGATGTAGAGACCATGCAAGTGAGAACAGCAGGGTTACAAAGTTTAGGATACAACGTCGTTTGGGTAACGGAGGTTCCCAAAAAGAATAAAGGAAGTTACTATTTCACTCAACGTCATCAAACGAGTATCATTCATCAAACACGTACCTTATATTGTATTGATGCAAAAACTTTTATCCCCCATAAAATCACACAGTTAACCCCGATTGCCTCGAAAACATTTCAAGGTGAAATAATCCCAATTCCTTTTGAACAGTGGCTAGAGGATATGAGTGACCCTTCAAAATCAATACCTCCTATAAGAAAACTTTCGCAATATTTTATTGAAAGATATATTGCATATTGTCGACGTAAAAATAGCGTTTTAGAACCCCATTTATCTCTGATGTATCAATTACAATTATCTGATGAACAAGTTTGTAAACTGACGGGTTTTATATTTCCAGAACAACTCTACTTTCTCACACATCCTGTCTATTGGCAGCTGACTGTTTTGAAATCTCTTAAAGGAGGTTCCATTCCTCATCAAGCCGTTCGCAAAATGCTCCAACCTAGATATTTTGCGCATCAAAATGTGGATTATCAACGTATGATGCAGACGATGGTTCATGCTTACATGAAATTATTACGTGTGACATAG
- the mecA gene encoding adaptor protein MecA → MRIERIDDMTVKLFITYKDIEARGFRREDLWTNRKRGEEFFWSMMEEINQEEDFVVEGPLWIQVHAFEKGVEVTISKSKNDELMQMSEEDSALDEFDSQLNDLLSQSLKAHSSETQEDDLDERETTQATRRSSQMTSLQSNTLIFKFDDLETLIAYAHQNNQKLTQYEDLLYMFNDTYYYMVHFDQEVTEEAIHDFYGQALEYASPTDKTEVFLNDYAKIVMSHNVTEQVKRYFPNK, encoded by the coding sequence ATGAGAATAGAACGCATTGACGACATGACTGTAAAGTTGTTTATCACTTATAAAGATATAGAAGCACGTGGATTTAGACGTGAGGACTTATGGACGAACCGTAAACGTGGAGAAGAGTTTTTCTGGTCAATGATGGAAGAAATTAACCAAGAAGAAGATTTTGTTGTTGAAGGCCCTTTATGGATTCAAGTACACGCTTTTGAAAAAGGGGTAGAAGTGACGATTTCTAAGTCTAAAAATGACGAATTGATGCAAATGTCTGAAGAAGATAGTGCCTTAGATGAGTTTGATAGCCAATTAAACGATTTACTTTCTCAATCGTTGAAAGCTCATTCAAGCGAAACACAAGAAGACGATTTAGATGAAAGAGAGACTACTCAAGCGACACGTCGTTCATCTCAAATGACATCACTTCAATCTAATACACTCATCTTTAAATTTGATGATTTAGAAACTTTAATTGCTTACGCACATCAAAATAATCAAAAATTAACACAATACGAAGATTTATTGTATATGTTTAATGACACTTACTATTACATGGTTCATTTTGACCAAGAGGTGACAGAAGAAGCCATTCATGATTTTTATGGACAAGCGCTTGAATATGCATCACCTACAGATAAAACTGAAGTATTTTTAAACGATTATGCTAAAATTGTAATGAGTCACAATGTTACTGAACAAGTGAAACGTTATTTTCCAAATAAGTAA
- the spxA gene encoding transcriptional regulator SpxA translates to MVTLFTSPSCTSCRKAKAWLQEHDIPYTERNIFSEHLTLDEIKQILKMTEDGTDEIISTRSKTYQKLNVDIDSLPLQDLYGIIQDNPGILRRPIILDDKRLQVGYNEDEIRRFLPRKVRTFQLQEAQRMVD, encoded by the coding sequence ATGGTAACATTATTTACTTCACCAAGTTGCACATCTTGCCGTAAAGCGAAAGCATGGTTACAAGAACATGACATTCCGTATACGGAGCGAAATATTTTTTCTGAACATTTAACTTTAGATGAAATAAAACAAATTTTAAAAATGACAGAAGACGGTACTGATGAAATTATCTCTACACGTTCTAAAACATACCAAAAATTAAACGTAGATATCGATTCTTTACCTTTACAAGATTTATATGGCATCATCCAAGATAACCCTGGCATTTTACGCCGTCCGATTATTTTAGATGATAAACGTTTACAAGTAGGATACAACGAAGATGAAATTCGTCGTTTCTTACCACGTAAAGTCCGTACGTTCCAATTGCAAGAAGCGCAACGTATGGTTGATTAA
- the trpS gene encoding tryptophan--tRNA ligase has product MKTLFSGIQPSGIPTIGNYIGALKQFVEIQDDYECYFCIVDQHAITVPQDRLKLRQQTRQLAAIYLASGLNPDKITLFIQSEVPAHVQAGWMLTTISSIGELERMTQFKDKAQKQNDGIPAGLLTYPPLMAADIILYNTDIVPVGDDQKQHIELTRNLVDRFNSRYNDVLTKPEIQMPKVGGRIMSLQDPMKKMSKSDDNQKNFISLLDEPRLAAKKIKSAVTDSEGTVKFDKENKPGISNLLTMYSSLSGISIKDLEVQYANEGYGKFKGDLAEVVEQFLTDFQAKYEEFYNSERLDEILDEGRDKAHRTSFKTLKKMEKAMGLGRKRK; this is encoded by the coding sequence ATGAAAACATTATTCTCAGGCATTCAACCTAGTGGTATTCCCACAATTGGCAACTATATCGGTGCATTAAAACAGTTTGTTGAAATCCAAGATGATTACGAGTGCTATTTCTGCATCGTTGATCAACATGCAATCACGGTGCCTCAGGATCGCTTAAAATTGCGACAACAAACACGTCAACTTGCCGCGATTTATTTAGCTTCTGGCCTTAATCCGGATAAGATTACGTTATTCATTCAATCTGAGGTTCCTGCACACGTTCAAGCCGGTTGGATGTTAACGACCATTTCCTCCATTGGCGAACTCGAACGTATGACACAATTTAAAGATAAGGCGCAAAAACAAAATGATGGTATTCCTGCCGGTTTATTAACTTATCCCCCATTAATGGCAGCAGACATCATTTTATATAATACAGACATTGTTCCTGTTGGGGATGATCAAAAGCAACACATCGAATTAACACGTAACCTCGTAGATCGTTTCAACAGTCGCTATAATGATGTTTTAACAAAACCTGAAATACAAATGCCAAAAGTGGGCGGACGTATTATGAGTTTACAAGATCCGATGAAGAAAATGAGTAAAAGTGATGATAACCAAAAAAACTTTATTTCGTTACTTGACGAACCTCGTTTAGCTGCTAAAAAAATCAAAAGTGCTGTAACAGATTCAGAGGGAACTGTTAAATTTGATAAAGAGAATAAACCAGGTATCTCAAATTTACTTACGATGTATTCAAGCTTATCTGGAATATCTATTAAAGATTTAGAAGTACAATATGCCAATGAGGGCTACGGTAAATTTAAAGGAGATCTTGCTGAAGTCGTGGAACAATTTTTAACTGACTTCCAAGCTAAATATGAAGAATTTTACAACTCAGAACGTCTCGATGAAATTCTAGATGAAGGCCGTGACAAAGCGCACCGTACATCTTTTAAAACTTTAAAGAAAATGGAAAAAGCGATGGGCCTTGGCCGCAAACGAAAATAA